Proteins encoded by one window of Vitis riparia cultivar Riparia Gloire de Montpellier isolate 1030 chromosome 11, EGFV_Vit.rip_1.0, whole genome shotgun sequence:
- the LOC117924573 gene encoding macrophage migration inhibitory factor homolog — MPTLNLFTNVPVDAVVASDILKDCTKAVAKIIGKPESYVMILLNGGVPIEFAGTEEPAAYGELISIGGLGPSVNGKLSSTIAEIIQTKLSIDSARFYVKFYDVERSFFGFNGSTF, encoded by the exons ATGCCCACCTTGAATCTCTTCACCAATGTGCCAGTTGATGCAGTGGTGGCCTCTGATATTCTCAAGGATTGCACCAAAGCTGTTGCTAAAATCATTGGCAAACCTGAGTCT TATGTAATGATTTTGCTGAATGGTGGAGTGCCTATTGAATTTGCTGGTACTGAAGAGCCAGCTGCATATGGAGAATTGATATCTATTGGGGGTCTTGGACCGAGTGTTAATGGAAAACTGAGTTCAACCATTGCAGAAATTATCCAAACTAAGCTTTCCATAGATAGTGCTCGATTTTATGTCAAGTTTTATGATGTTGAG CGCTCATTCTTTGGGTTCAACGGCTCAACATTTTGA
- the LOC117925251 gene encoding RNA-binding KH domain-containing protein PEPPER, translating to MATTGTTEPAPVNGAAQSPGSDPKTELSETPLSASNAAAAESEQAPSENLESESTAAPETEAPAPASEKKWPGWPGDCVFRLIVPVLKVGSIIGRKGELIKKMCEETRARIRVLDGAVGTSDRIVLISGREEPEAPLSPAMDAVIRVFKRVTGLSESEGDGKAYGAAGVAFCSIRLLVASTQAINLIGKQGSLIKSIQESTGASVRVLSGDEVPFYAAADERIVELQGEALKVQKALEAVVGHLRKFLVDHSVLPLFERTYNATISQDRQSDTWADKSLLHGTSQTGMGSDYSLPAKRESLYLDRETQMEHSGLPMYGQEHGLSGIRSSGLGRAGAPIVTQIAQTMQIPLSYAEDIIGIGGANIAYIRRTSGAILTVQESRGLPDEITVEIKGTSSQVQTAQQLIQEFISNHKEPVPSSYGKMDSGLRSSYSQLGNTSYSSSSLSSQPYGGGYGSSGVGGYSSYRL from the exons ATGGCAACCACTGGCACAACGGAACCAGCTCCGGTGAACGGCGCTGCGCAGTCTCCGGGATCTGATCCAAAGACCGAACTATCGGAGACACCTCTCTCTGCCAGTAACGCCGCCGCTGCAGAGTCGGAGCAGGCACCATCTGAAAATCTTGAGTCAGAGTCCACGGCGGCGCCAGAGACGGAAGCTCCGGCGCCGGCCTCGGAGAAGAAATGGCCGGGCTGGCCTGGAGACTGCGTATTCCGGCTTATCGTCCCTGTGCTCAAGGTCGGCAGCATTATTGGCCGCAAAGGCGAGCTGATCAAGAAGATGTGTGAGGAGACTAGGGCTCGCATTCGCGTCCTCGACGGCGCCGTTGGAACATCTGATCGTATT GTTTTGATATCTGGAAGGGAAGAGCCAGAGGCACCATTATCACCTGCAATGGATGCTGTAATCAGAGTATTCAAACGTGTTACTGGGTTATCTGAAAGTGAAGGTGATGGTAAAGCATATGGAGCTGCTGGTGTTGCATTCTGTTCAATCCGGTTATTGGTAGCATCTACACAAGCCATTAATTTAATTGGAAAACAAGGCTCTTTGATCAAGTCAATACAGGAGAGCACTGGTGCATCTGTGCGAGTACTGTCAGGAG ATGAAGTCCCGTTCTATGCTGCTGCGGATGAGAGAATTGTAGAGTTGCAGGGAGAAGCCTTGAAAGTTCAAAAAGCTCTTGAAGCAGTTGTGGGACACCTAAGGAAATTCTTGGTGGATCATAGTGTTCTTCCTCTTTTTGAGAGGACT TACAATGCAACAATCTCACAAGATCGCCAATCTGATACTTGGGCGGACAAGTCATTGTTGCATGGTACTTCTCAGACTGGAATGGGAAGCGATTATTCTCTTCCAGCGAAGAGGGAGTCTTTGTACCTTGATCGAGAAACTCAGATGGAACACTCTGGACTTCCAATGTATGGTCAAGAACATGGACTCTCAGGAATACGCTCTTCAGGACTTGGACGTGCTGGTGCTCCTATTGTTACTCAG ATTGCACAAACAATGCAAATACCACTGTCATATGCTGAGGACATCATTGGGATTGGAGGGGCTAATATTGCATATATTCGCCGTACCAGTGGAGCCATTCTAACAGTGCAAGAGAGTAGGGGCCTGCCGGATGAAATCACTGTGGAAATTAAAGGCACCTCATCCCAGGTCCAAACAGCTCAACAACTAATCCAG gAATTTATAAGCAATCACAAAGAACCAGTTCCAAGCAGCTACGGGAAGATGGACAGTGGCTTGAGGTCTTCATACTCACAGTTGGGCAACACATCTTACTCTTCATCCTCGCTGTCGTCACAACCCTATGGTGGTGGCTATGGATCTTCTGGAGTAGGAGGCTACAGCAGTTACAGGCTTTGA
- the LOC117925191 gene encoding uncharacterized membrane protein At1g16860-like: MGSRFPSHQLSNGLYVSGRPEQPKERPPTMSSTAMPYTGGDIKRSGELGKMFDIPVDGSRSRKSGPINNAPSRTGSFGGAASHSGPIMSNSINRPGSVSSAGIPGSASVKKTNSGPLNRHGDPVKKSSGPQPGGGNSVSRQNSGPLAPVLPTTGLITSGPISSGPLNSSGAPRKVSGPLDSTGSLKLHAASIAHNQAVTNLSQEDEYSFHRSFPKPILWSMVLLFVMGFIAGGFILGAVHNPILLIVVVVLFGAVAAVFIWNTYWGRRAITGFIARYPDAELRTARDGQFVKVSGVVTCGNVPLESSFQRVPRCVYTSTSLYEYRGWDSKAANPTHRRFTWGLRSLERHVVDFYISDFQSGLRALVKTGYGARVTPYVDESVVVDINQSNRDMSPEFIRWLGERNLSSDDRVMRLKEGYIKEGSTVSVMGVVQRNENVLMIVPPPEPFPTGCQWAKCILPASLEGIVLRCEDTSKIDVIPV, encoded by the exons ATGGGTTCACGATTCCCATCCCATCAGCTGAGCAATGGCCTTTATGTATCAGGGCGGCCTGAGCAGCCAAAGGAAAGGCCTCCCACAATGAGTTCAACGGCTATGCCTTACACTGGTGGTGATATAAAAAGGTCTGGAGAGCTGGGGAAAATGTTTGATATCCCTGTAGATGGCTCCAGATCAAGAAAATCGGGACCTATAAATAATGCCCCTTCAAGGACTGGATCATTTGGTGGTGCTGCTTCTCACTCAGGACCAATCATGTCTAATTCCATAAATCGACCCGGTTCTGTTTCATCTGCTGGAATTCCAGGTTCAGCTTCAGTGAAGAAGACCAATTCTGGACCCCTTAATAGACATGGTGATCCAGTGAAAAAGTCTTCTGGTCCTCAACCTGGAGGTGGAAATTCAGTTTCCCGCCAAAATTCTGGTCCACTTGCTCCAGTTCTCCCCACTACAGGCCTGATTACATCTGGACCCATTTCTTCAGGCCCACTAAATTCATCAGGTGCTCCTCGAAAGGTCTCTGGTCCATTGGATTCTACTGGATCGCTCAAGTTACACGCTGCTTCTATTGCACACAATCAAGCTGTAACTAATCTGAGTCAAGAAGATGAGTATTCCTTCCACAGGAGCTTCCCGAAGCCAATACTTTGGTCGATGGTTTTGCTGTTTGTGATGGGTTTTATCGCGGGCGGCTTTATTCTAGGGGCTGTCCACAATCCCATACTTCTGATTGTTGTTGTGGTTCTATTTGGGGCAGTTGCTGCAGTATTCATTTGGAATACTTATTGGGGAAGAAGAGCTATCACTGGTTTCATTGCCCGTTATCCAGATGCTGAGCTTAGAACTGCAAGGGATGGCCAATTCGTCAAGGTTTCTGGG GTGGTTACCTGTGGTAATGTTCCTCTGGAGTCATCTTTCCAAAGGGTTCCTAGATGTGTTTATACATCCACAAGTTTATATGAGTACAGGGGATGGGATTCAAAAGCTGCCAACCCAACACATCGTCGTTTTACTTGGGGTCTCCGATCACTTGAG AGGCATGTGGTCGATTTCTACATTTCTGACTTCCAGTCTGGGTTGAGAGCATTGGTTAAGACTGGCTATGGTGCTAGAGTCACTCCATATGTCGACGAATCTGTTGTTGTTGACATCAACCAGTCAAATAGAGATATGTCTCCAGAATTCATCAGGTGGTTGGGGGAGAGAAACCTCTCAAGCGATGATCGTGTAATGCGTTTGAAAGAAGG GTACATCAAAGAAGGTAGCACTGTGAGTGTGATGGGAGTTGTCCAACGGAATGAGAATGTTCTGATGATCGTTCCTCCACCAGAGCCATTCCCTACAGGATGCCAATGGGCCAAATGTATCCTTCCTGCCAGCCTCGAGGGCATTGTTTTGAGATGTGAGGACACATCAAAGATCGATGTTATTCCTGTGTAG